The Dehalococcoidia bacterium genomic sequence GCCGGCTAGAAGCCGGGCGTGACCCGGCTCTCGGCGCACTGACGCACTTGGGTGAGCATGGCGAGCGGTCCCTCGAGGTAGTGGAAAAAGCGCCATCCCTTCGGCGTGCGGCGAAACGCGGCGGAAACGCGCACGTCTCCGCCAATCGGGGGGCGCGCGCCGATCGCGGCATCCCAATGGAGGCGGAAGAAGGCAAGCGCGACGCTGGGCGCCACCTCCCGCACGCGCAGGTCCGACACGAGCACTTGGA encodes the following:
- a CDS encoding nuclear transport factor 2 family protein translates to MADVRDEVAQLLQTWQAYWRAKDVEGLASLWDQDDPEPLYVAEEAAEPMHSHAAIRAYWTETAKTIDRIQVLVSDLRVREVAPSVALAFFRLHWDAAIGARPPIGGDVRVSAAFRRTPKGWRFFHYLEGPLAMLTQVRQCAESRVTPGF